GGGTCGATCACCGATCTGGTGGTCGTCGCCGGGCGTGAGGTCACGGTCGACGAGGTCAACGAGGCGTACCAGAAGGCTGCCGCCGACGACCTCAACGGGATCGTGGACTACACCGAGGAGCCGATCGTGTCGGCCGACATCGTCGGCAACCCGCACTCGGTCATCGTCGATGGGCGCAGCACGTTGACCAACGGGAACCTGATCAAGGTGTTCGGCTGGTACGACAACGAGTGGGGGTTCAGCAACCGTATGGTCGAGCTGGTCGAGTTCGTCGGCGAGAAGCTGTAGGTGGGCGTTCTCGACGGCATCGCCACGCTCGACGACCTGGACGCCTCCGGGCGGCGGGTTCTGGTCCGCGCCGACCTGAACGTGCCGCTCGAAGACAGCACCGTCGCCGATGACCTGCGCATCCACGCGGCGGTCCCCACGCTCCGCGATCTCCTCGACGCCGGGGCGAAGGTGACGCTCTGCTCGCACCTGGGCCGCCCCGGCGGCGAACCCGACGATGCTCTCTCGCTCCGGCCCGTCGCGGAGCGGCTCGGTGAGGTCCTCGGGCAGGAGGTGCACTTCTCGGGGGACGTCGTCGGGGAACGGGCCCGCGACGCAACCGGGGCGCTGGCCCCGGGCGAGATCGCACTCCTGGAGAACCTGCGGTTCGATCCCGGTGAGAGGGCCAACGACGAGCGGTTCGTCACGGCGCTGTCGTGGTTCGGCGACGTCTACGTCAGCGATGCGTTCGGTGCGGCGCACCGCGCGCACGCCTCGGTGGCCGGCGTCGCGAACGTCCTGCCCGCCTACGCCGGGCGGTTGCTGGTCCGCGAGCTGGAGATGCTCGGCCGGCTGCTGCAGGATCCGCCCCGCCCGTACGTGGCCCTGCTCGGCGGCGCCAAGGTCTCAGACAAGCTCGGGGTCCTGCGCAACCTCCTGCAGCGGGTCGATGCGCTCGCGGTCGGCGGGGCGATGTGTTTCACCTTCCTGCGCGCGGAGGGCATCGAGACCGGCGCGTCACGGGTCGAGGACGATCAGGTCGACACCGTGCGGGAGTTGGTCGGCGACGCCCGGGACCGCGGCGTGGACGTGCACCTGCCCGTTGACGTGGTGGTGGCCCCCGAGTTCGCCGAGGACGCTGAAGCGACCACGGTCGACGCCAAGGACATCCCGGCCGACCAGCTCGGCTTGGACATCGGCCCGCGTTCCGCTGAGAGCTACGCCGAGGCGATCGCCGGCGCCGGCGCGGCGTTCTGGAACGGGCCGATGGGCGTGTTCGAGTGGGAACGCTTCGCCGCGGGGACGCGGACGGTCGCCGAGGCGATGGCCGACGCGGGCGGGTACAGCGTGGTCGGTGGCGGCGACAGCGCCGCAGCGGTGCGCGAGCTCGGCTTGGACGAACGCGTCGACCACGTCTCCACCGGAGGCGGTGCGGCGCTGCAGCTCTTGGAAGGCGCTGAGCTCCCCGGGGTCGCGGCACTCCGGGACGCGGCGTCCCGCGGCTGAGCCGGACGCGGCGCGGGCACCTGACCGCGCGCAGCTGACCACGCTGGTCTGGAGGCCAGCCCTCCTCCTGTCCGTGTTACGGTCCGACCGGTGTGGTAGGCGGTGGCCACTCGAGGACCGCGGGCGGGTGACGGGTCCGGTGCGCGCCGGGATGGTGTCCTCCTGCCGACACGCTCGCTCAGGAGGAACTCGTTGGGACGATCCGGGCCGAACCTCACCCGGGTGGTGGCGGCTGCGGCCGCGCTGACGATCGCCGCTTCGGGCTGCGACCGCCAGGAGAACGAGCCACCGCCAGGCGGGACACCCGGGGCGGCAGGGGGGAGCATCTCGACGGTCATCAAGGAGCCCGAAGACCTCCGCACGCTGAACAGCAACGAGTCGGAAGGAACCGCGGTCCTCGACGCGCTCTACGCCACGCTGGTGGAGTACGACAACCGCACGTCGGAACCGATCAACCAGGTGGCGGAGTCCATCGACACGGAAGACGGAGGGCGGACCTACACCATCACGATCCAGGACGGATGGACGTTCCACGACGGGACCGATGTGACCGCCGAGTCGTTCGTCCGGGCGTGGAACTACGGTGCCTACGGCCCCAACGCCATGCAGAACTCGGGCTTCTTCGCCAGCATCGACGGGTTCGACGCCGTGCAGTGCGGCACGGTGCCCACAACGTCCGAGGACGGCGAAGAACAGCAGGTGCCCGACTGTGACAACCAACCGCCGACGGCCCAGGATCTGGCTGGCTTGGAGGTGGTGGACGACCTGACCTTCCGGGTGTCGCTGACCCAGCCTGAGACGTTCTTCCCGACGCGTCTGGGCTACGTGGCGTACGCCCCGCTGCCCACGTCGTTCTACGCCGACCCGGACGCGTTCCGTGAGAACCCGGTCGGCAACGGCCCGTTCCGGATGGCCGAGCCATGGCAGCACAACCGGTCGATCCGAGTGGAACGGTTCGACGACTACGCCGGCGAGGACCAGCCCCTGCTGGAGGAGATCGAGTTCCGCATCTACGACGACATCAACACCGCGGTGAACGACCTCCTGGCGGGCAACCTGGACGTCGTCGACGAGCTCCCCCCCGAGCGGGTCCGCGAGGTGCAGCAGCAGATCCCCGACCGCGTCGGGGAGTCCCCCGGAT
The sequence above is a segment of the Actinomycetota bacterium genome. Coding sequences within it:
- a CDS encoding ABC transporter substrate-binding protein — translated: MGRSGPNLTRVVAAAAALTIAASGCDRQENEPPPGGTPGAAGGSISTVIKEPEDLRTLNSNESEGTAVLDALYATLVEYDNRTSEPINQVAESIDTEDGGRTYTITIQDGWTFHDGTDVTAESFVRAWNYGAYGPNAMQNSGFFASIDGFDAVQCGTVPTTSEDGEEQQVPDCDNQPPTAQDLAGLEVVDDLTFRVSLTQPETFFPTRLGYVAYAPLPTSFYADPDAFRENPVGNGPFRMAEPWQHNRSIRVERFDDYAGEDQPLLEEIEFRIYDDINTAVNDLLAGNLDVVDELPPERVREVQQQIPDRVGESPGSGVNYIGFPSYVGFLQNADLRAALSMAIDREAITERIFDGSRQAANALVPPVIPGYQEDVCENWAHHPEEAKRRFEAAGGVDALPVPLVVWVNAGAGHEPWVEAVTNMWRDTLGIQEIDFQQLAVWSEYLGKLDKREVTGPFRLGWQMDYPHPQSYLQLVLDPDFVPPVGANSTFYDSEEFDRKLDEALAVT
- a CDS encoding phosphoglycerate kinase, translating into MGVLDGIATLDDLDASGRRVLVRADLNVPLEDSTVADDLRIHAAVPTLRDLLDAGAKVTLCSHLGRPGGEPDDALSLRPVAERLGEVLGQEVHFSGDVVGERARDATGALAPGEIALLENLRFDPGERANDERFVTALSWFGDVYVSDAFGAAHRAHASVAGVANVLPAYAGRLLVRELEMLGRLLQDPPRPYVALLGGAKVSDKLGVLRNLLQRVDALAVGGAMCFTFLRAEGIETGASRVEDDQVDTVRELVGDARDRGVDVHLPVDVVVAPEFAEDAEATTVDAKDIPADQLGLDIGPRSAESYAEAIAGAGAAFWNGPMGVFEWERFAAGTRTVAEAMADAGGYSVVGGGDSAAAVRELGLDERVDHVSTGGGAALQLLEGAELPGVAALRDAASRG